GGAAAAACCGCCAGCCCGGTGCGTCTGCACAGGTCGATGACATCCTGCTGCGTCGTAATGACCTTGATGTTCGATCGGTCTTTCAGGACGCCGAGGTGCTTGATCAATTTCTGGGTGACGTTCGACAGGTTGAGCAGGTTCACCAGCATGTGGGGAAGCTTTTTTGAAAACTGGGAAAGGCTCTGTTCGGGGTCGGTGTTTGGAATCGACGCATCATTTTCTATGATGACGTGACTGAGCCCGCCATCCAGTGTCTCAACCCGTACCTGCGGCATGGATATCCCTCATCAGCTCTGTCATTCTCTTTGCCCGCAAAACATAGCATACCCCGGCGCGGATTGTCCAAGATATCCAAGATCAGGAAAAACCCGTTCCCCACGAGCAACTCGGCGGATCACGATCCGCCTTATATTCGGAACGTTGGCTGCTGATATGCAGGGATGCCTCGCAAAGCTCCCGAGGCTCCCCCTTTTACCGGTTCTGCGGGTCGACCCAGCGCAGCAGCCGCTCGAACTCGGCAGCAAAGGCAGGGTCGTTCGCAACGCGCTCTCGGATTTTTTCGCAGGAGTGCATCACCGTCGTATGGTCCCGTCCGCCGAAATTCGCGCCGATCTGGTTAAGTGAGGAATCCGTCAGCATCTGGGAAATGCGCATCGCGATCTGACGGGGTAGAACGAGGTTCGCCGAACGCCGCTTGCTCGTCATCTCGGCTTCGGGGATATCGTAATACTCGGAGACCCGTTTCATGATCCAGGAGATGGTGACCTTTCCCGGCGTCTGCTCGCGGAAGAATTCCTTCAGAACCTGGTCCACAAGATCCTTGTCGATCGGTTTCTGAACGACGCTTGCATACGCCACAACCCGGGTGAAAGCACCTTCGAGCGTTCTGATGTTCGTCACGACGCCTTCGGCCAGATACATGAGAATGTCGTCGGAAACTTTGATGACGGATCGCGCGGCGGCTTTTTTCAGGATGGCGACGCGCATTTCCAGGTCAGGGGGTTGAATATCGCAGACGACACCCATTTCGAACCTGGAGACAAGACGTTCTTCCAGGCGCTGGATTTTTTTCGGCGGCGCGTCGGACGTCAGGATGATCTGCTTCTTGTTCTGGAAGAGCTCATTGAACGTATGGAAGAACTCTTCGATAACGGAGTCCTTTCCGACGAAAAACTGCACATCGTCGATCAGAAGCAGGTCTCTGCGGCGGTACTTCGCGCGGAACTCGTTCATCTTTTTGTCTTTTACGGCTTCAATGAACTCATTGGTGAACGCTTCGGAAGACAGGTAGGCAACTCTCAGCTTCGGATTCGTTTTCAGGACTTCCTGGCCGATGGCCTGCATCAGATGGGTTTTTCCAAGACCGACGCCGCCGTAAATGAACACCGGGTTGTAAGCGGTTCCAAGCGGTTTGCTCGCGACGGCCTGACAGACCGCGTGAGCGAATTGATTGCTCTTGCCCACGATGAAGGTGTCGAACGTGTATTTCCCGTTGAATTGGAGCATCGACTGGGCGTGCGGCTTTTCCGCCGGGGCTTTTTCGGGAAGAGTGATTGTGACGGAGGGTCCGCCGATTGCGGGAAGGCAGGGTTGGATGGGAACCGGAGCTTTTGCAGCTTTCGCGGTTGTTCTTGAACGTGTGACGAAAATGCACGACAGGGGAGGGGTCGCCCCCTGGAGGATTTTCTGGATCATGCCGTGGTAGCGTCGTTCGACCCAATCTCGGCAAACTTCGTTTAGAGCCTCGAGAACGAGGGTTTCTCCCTCGATGCCGACCGGGTTGATCGAGTTGAGGAAGATGTTGAGGTTTGCTTCGTTGACCTGGGTTCGGATTTCACCGGTAATGCGCGACCACAACTGACTTACTGCTTCCATGCGCTATCCTCTTGCTGTGTACACACCCAAACCCCACAAATGTACGAATTCATGCGGCTTGTAAAGGTTTTTGGGTGGGTGAAAGTGGTCGTTAGGATAGCAGAAGTCGAGGGACGCCGCAAGCCCCCAAAACCAACAAACATCTGATAAGAAGCCGGTTTTCCACGTGAACATCCTGTGGATAACCCCGGGAAAACCAGAAATTCATGACTTCCTGTGGATCATGTGGAATAACCGGCCAGGCCATCCACAAGGTTTTACAGAGGCGAAACGCAGACGTGAACCGACATCCACAGGGTTTTCCCCAACTTCCACAACCCTACTATTACGACTACGGACTTTTATAAACAATAACCGTACACCGTCAATCATCCGCAAACCGGGAAAGCCGTACATCTTCGGGAACCGTCCCGTTGTACGCTTTCGCGGAAAACAAATCAAGCGTCTGGTATCCGCAGTCATGAAGTGTACATCTGCTGTCGGCCTCAGCGAAATGAAGCCAATCCGTTCGTGCTGAGCTTGTCGAAGCACGACGGAAACGCGAAATTGGCTGTTGCCATCCGGTCCCCAATAATGTCTCACATGACCGATCGCCTCCGTTGCGGAGAGAGATGTCGTTTGTTATACTGCGGCGATTTCACAGGAGGGCTCACAAGTCATGGCGAAAACGAACAAACCTCAGATCGGAAATGGATCTCCAACGCAGAATCCCGATACGGGCCTTTTCGATGATGTTGCCGGCATCATTCGGCTCATGGGAGAAACGGGCCTTGCCGAGCTCGATCTCGAAGCCTCCGGAGTGAAAGTATCCCTCCGCCGGCAATCAACCTGTCGCCATACCGAACCACTTTCGCCCGGAAACAGCGCCCAAGTCGTGACTCCCGCTTTCCAACCCCTCCAAACCGCGGCGTCGCATCCCATACCCGCCGCCATCTCTCTTGCGAAACCAGCTCCTGTGGCGGCTCCGGCGGAAGCCGAGTGGCACAAAATCGTTTCGCCGATGGCCGGAACGTTTTACAGAGCTCCGGCCCCGACGGCGCCCCAATTCGTAAAAGTCGGCGACGTCGTAAAAATCGGCCAACCCGTTTGCATCGTCGAGGCGATGAAACTTATGAACGAGATCAAGGCGGACAAGGCCGGCAAGGTCGTGAATATCCTGATCGAGAACGGCAAACCCGTCGAAAAAGGCACGCCCCTGTTCCATATTGACACGGGGGCCTGACCATGAACCATTTCGACATCATCGTCATCGGCGCCGGCCCGGCCGGTTATCCACTTGCCGGGGCCATGGCCCGCGCTGGTTCAAAAGTTGCCGTTATAGAACGAGACGCGGTCGGCGGAACCTGCCTGAACTGGGGGTGTATCCCGACCAAGGCGCTTCTCGCATCGTCAAAATTATATCATCAGCTATCTCACGCCAGACAATGGGGGTTGAAAGCCGAGAATATCGGCTTCGATTGGGCCGAGATCATGAACCGCAAGGAGACCGTGATGAAAACGCTTCGCCAGGGCATCGACAAGATGCTCCAGGCCGCCGGCGTCACGATCTTCAAGGGAACCGCGAAACTGCTCACCGGCCGCCGCGTCCGTGTGGAAACTGTGGAAAACCCCGTTGAAATCTCGGCCGACAGAATCTGCCTCGCGACCGGCTCGGTGCCTGCCGTCCCGGCGGGATTGCCGACGGATCGCAGTCTGTTCTGGACGAGCGATGAGGCGCTTTCGGCAAACTCGGTTCCGGAATCTCTCCTGATCGTGGGCGGCGGGGTCATCGGCCTCGAGTTCGGCCAGGTGTTTTCCACGTTTGGCTCGAAAGTCACGATCGTCGAAATGATGCCGCAGATCCTTCCCGGCCTCGATTCGGCGACGGCCAAACGCCTGCTGCCGGTTTTCAAGAAAGCCGGCATCGAGATATTCACCGGCCAGAAGGTCGAAAATCTCGAAAGTGAGAACGGCATGGTCTCGGCAACGATCGCGGGCCAGAAACGCACCTTCGCCAAAGCCATCCTCGCGATGGGCCGGAAGCCGAATCTTTCCGTGCTCGAGGGCGGCGAAATATCGCTGCACATGGAAGGGCGGTTCATCGCCGTCAACGACGCGTTCGAAACCAGTGAACCGGGCGTGTTCGCGGTCGGCGACGCCATTCCGGGGCCGATGCTGGCCCACAAGGCAACCTACGATGCTCTCCTTCTCGCGGACCTCTGGCGCGGCCGACCCGTCCGCCGGGATTACAACGCTGTTCCTGCTTGCGTCTATACGCATCCCGAGATCGCCTGGGTCGGCTTATCCGAAGACGACGCCCGCGCGAAGGGACTAACGCCGACCGTCGGCAGAAGCCTCTTTTCGGCGAACGGAAAAGCGGTGGCGGCCGGCGACGCCGACGGGCAGATCAAAACGTTGACGGACGAAAACGGACATCTCCTCGGCGCAGTGATTTGGGGGCCCGAGGCCAGCAATCTGATCATCGAACCAACGATGCTGACCACCTTGAAGATTGCGGCCCGCGATGCCCGGAACGTCATTCATCCGCATCCGACGCTGTCGGAAGCGTTTGCCGAAGCCATGGCGGCTGCTTCCGGAGAAGCCGTTCACGGCTGACGGGAAACGGAGCGGTATGTCGACGGTCGGATTTCTCAATCTTCCTCCGAGACACGAGGAACTGCGCTCAACACTCGAACGCCTGGGACTCGAAGAACTCGTCAGGCGCCCCGTTCTGGGCCGTGAAAACGCCGAACCGCCCTGGGTGACGCTCGATCCGGCCGAGTTCTTTTCGGTCGTCGACACGGGGTTTCATTTCACCGAATCGCGATCGCCGAAGGAATGGACCCCCTGGGTCATCACCTCCGATGCGGTTCTCGCGAACTCGCGTCTCGAAAACGGCCTGGCTGGCCAGACAGGCGTGCGTGGTGCGATCGGCGGCACGTTCCCCTTTCTCGACATCTGCGGAAGCAGCGTCTTTCTGCCGACCCCACGCAGGCTTCTCGCCATCACCGACGGCGTTGCGGGCTTCGTACTGACGGAAATGGAGCGGAGCGGCAGGCCCCTCGACGAGGCGATACGCGAAGCTCAATGGCGGAATGTGGCCCCCGGAAATATGACGCGCCACCTTCATGCGCTTGCCGCCCGTGAGCGGCTCGCCCTGCTGGCGTCATCCGTGTTCGGCATAAATCTTTCGGCGGAGCGCATTCTCGCGGAAGGATTCGGCCAACTCGATGCGAGAGATGTGGCCGTTGCCTGCCGGCTCGGCTACAACATTCGCCTGATCGGTTCGGTCGAGGCGCACGAGGCCGGATTCGAAGCCTGGGTCAGGCCGTGCCTGCTCCCCGCGAAGTATATTCTCGCCCAGGCTCGGGGCGGTTCGGAAGCCGCATACATGCAATGTTCCGACGGCAGTTCCCACGTCTTCATCGGCCCTGGAACCTCGTTCGAGGTTTCCCTTCGGGGAATGCTCAGGGATCATCAGCTTCTTTTGGAAAAGGGTACACCGGGCGTCGGAACATTCAGTCCGGCGAAGTTGATTCCATCGCATCGGCAGGTCTCCGGTTTCTACATCAGGCTGACGCTCGTGAACCAGATGTCGACGCTTGCGCAGATCACGAATCTCTTTGCTGCAGCCGGTGTGGAGGTTCGGTACATTGTACAGCCTGACGGGGACGGCGTTTCCCGTGAAACGCCTTCCGGAAACACCGAGTTGGTGATCTTTACCGCTCCCGTCTCCGACGGGGTTCTGCATGGAACGCTGGAGCAGGTCCGCGCCGACGTCAAGTTGGCAGCGATCAAGGCCTGTCTGCGATACGAAAGCTAAAGGCGCGATCATAGGCATGTTCCAACCCGGAGAAATTCTCGTTCAGAAATTCGGCGGTTCCTCGATGGCCGGCCCCGAGCGAATCAACCGGGTCGCAGAACGCATCGCCGAGCAGGCCAGGGCAGGAAAGCGCGTTGCGGTGGTCGTTTCCGCCATGGGAGACACGACCGACGATCTCATCACCCTTCTTCGCGGCATTTCCTCCGACCCCGATCCCCGGGAACTCGACCAGTTGATGGCGACGGGCGAGATCGTGAGCTGTTCGATGGCCGCTTGCGCTCTTCAGAAGTTCGGCGTCAGGGCGAAATCATACAACGCGTTCAACCTTCGCATCCGCACCGACGGCCGATTCGGATCGGCGGAAATACGTTCGTTCGAGCGGCTTCCGGAGCTCGCTTCATTTCTCGAACCCGGATCGGTGGCAATCGTCGCCGGTTTTCAGGGAATCAACGATGCCGGCGACCTCGTGACGCTTGGCCGGGGCGGGTCTGACATCACGGCGGTCGCTCTCGCGCGCGATCTCGGACAGAAGGTGTGCGAAAAATATACCGACGAAGACGGCATCTACACGGCTGACCCGCGGATCATTCCGACGGCCAGAAAAGTCTGGCACCTGAATTATGCCGAGATGGAGACGCTGGCCCGGTACGGGAACGGAATCCTGCATCCGCGATCGATTGCCTACGCCCGGGAGTCATCGATCAGAATCCACGTCCGATCGAGCTTTTCCCGCGAGGAGGGAAGCGTCGTCGGCCCGGACGGAGACCCGGCGATTCCCGTCAAAAGCATGGCTGCCGACAGAAAACAGTCGGTCATGATGATCGACGGCGTTCGCGGCTCTGGCGACATTGCGGGCATCGGAACCGGTCCCGACGGGTTTTCCGTGACCGCGCGGGAATGGCGGAGTTTCGACGGTATCCGGGGAAGCCTGCGGGTCGGCTTCCGGACTGCGGATTCGTTCGATGCCATTCCCTGGTTGTGGCAGGAGGCCGACAGGCGATCGGCCGAGGAGGTCAGGTTCAGCGCCCGCGTCACGTTTCTGACGCTGGCGGGAACGGGGCTGGTCGGGGACGACCGGCATGCTGTGAGACTCCGGCAGCGACTCGACGAGATCGGCATCGTTCCGCACCTGGTCGAGCAGGATGGCTGCCGCATGACCGTCGTCGTCGACTCGGACCAGGCGGGCGAAGCCATGAACCGGTTGCACGATGCGCTGATCGGTTCGTGATTCAACCGGCCGGGCTTTTTTCGCCGAACTGCTGAGCGTTTTGCGGCAGGACGCCGATATCCTTAGGGAAGGCCATGTCGATCCATGGTCCAGATATGCTATTGTCCGTTTTTGTCCGCGGAGGGTATTCCGCAAGTGGAGACGCGCGGTTGAAGGATTCGCTCGAATGATGTTGCGCCCGTTCACGCGCACCGCCTGGGTGCGCCTGATCGTGCTGCTCGCGTTCTGCATGGCGTTGGGCCGCCCTGCGGCGGCGTTCGACGTTCCCGAAATGGATTCCCAGAAGTTCCCCGTCGAAGTGTTCGGCGACTACCTGGAGTTCCGGTCGAAAGCCGACCAGGTGGTGACGAAAGGGCGCGCGTTCATCACGTTCAAGGATATGCGTATAGCGGCTGATACAATTCAGGCGAATACGAAAACCGAGGACATCTTCGCGCAGGGCGCGGTCGACTTCTGGAAGGGCTACGACCGGACGACCGGCGACTTCCTCGTCTACAACATGAAGAACGGCAAGGGCTGGATGCGCGACGCGGAGATCCGGCGCAACCGGAACTACTTCCGGGCCAAGGACGTCTACGTGAGCCCGGCGTACAGCATCGCCCACGACGTGCTGCAGACGACCTGCGACGACGTCGAAGACCCGCACTACTCGATCGAGGCGAAGGAGATCGAGATCATTCCCGGCCACGAGATGACGATGCGTGACCTGGCGCTGAAATGGCACGGCAGGCGGCTCTACCGGAAAAAACTCGACCGGTCAAGCCTGTTCCAGAATGAGAGGTTCTTCACGACGCGCCAGGGCATGTCGCAGATCGACGGCATCTACTTCAAGTTCGGAACGGATCTCGAGCTTACGCGCGGCTCGAAGGGCAATTTCACGTACGATTATTTCCAGAAGCGCGGCTACGGCATCGGGATGACGGGGAGCTTCGGCACCGGCTCGAACAGCAACGGCACGTTTTCCCTCTACAGCCTCGACGAGACCCAGCGCGGCCACAAGAACACGCAGCTGAACCTTTCGCACAGCTATCGGACGCAGAAAGGCGACTCCGTCTCGACGAGCGTCGCCTACACCGGCGACAAGGTGACCGGACTGGAAGAAAACCAGGATCTGAACGTCCAGATGAACGTCACGCCGGTGATGCAGCGCATGAACATGAACATCACGGCGAGCAAGTTCTTCGATCTGGACGGAAACAAATACACGCTCGATTCGGGATACCAGATTCTCAACCGCGTTCCCGAGGTGAACTTCTCCTTCCCCGCCTACACGACGCCAGGCGTACCGCTCACGATGACGGTTTCGGGCATGTACGGCCTCTACGAGGAAGGCAACCTCGACGACAAGAAGAACACGACGAAGAAGCAGGTCAGGTCGAATTTTTCCGTGCCGACCGTGCAGGTGAACCGGCGGTTCGACTTCACCCCGTCCTACAACCTCGACAAGAGCTGGTACAGCGAGGGCATCGAGCGCGAAAACGGCGCCACCACCGTCCGCGCGAACCAGAAGTTCTCGAAGGTGACGAATCTCGAGTTCAACTACAACGTCTCGACCCAGAAGGGAAAATCCCCGTTCCAGTTCGACTCGGTCACGAGCACCGACATGCTGTCGTCGCGGCTGCGGTTCGCAGAGAACACCTGGAACCTCAACCCGGTCAACTTCAATTACAACCGTGTCACGAACCGGCTCGAACAGGTCTACTGGGATTACTCGCGGCGGTCGCGGCAGGACGCCTACCGGAGCTGGGAGTTCTTCATGCGGCGCGATTACGTTCCCGACCCCGTCGCGTTCAGCCGCATGGACATGACCCGGCTGACACCGGGGAACCTGAACATGCGGTACCGGATGGCGAGCAGCCTGTGGTCGTTCGACACCAGCGTCACGTACCCGCATGAATACCGCCGCATCACGAACACGTCGATGAATTATCGCGCCGTCATCCGGCCGCTGTGGGAAGTCACGGCGAACGGAAACTATAATCACCTCAATAAAAAGTTCAGCCCCCTGACGCTCGGCATCGTGCGCGACCTGCACTGCTGGGAAGCCCGTGCCGAATACAACCTCGAGCGCGAGGAGTTCTGGCTCGAGTTCTACCTGAAGGCGTATCCGCAGGACACCGGAAGATTCCGGTACGGCGCCGACACGAAGCGCCTCGAAGCCAAGCTTGCCGCCTACGACCAGCTCACCCAGCGGTACGACACCTTCCGAAGATGACCCGTGGAATATGGAATATGGGGACGTGATATCGAATTATGAAAGTTCGGTATCACGTCCCCGGATTCCGGATTCCGGGGGTCCGTTCTTGAATCCGTTTCTTGCGACATGTATATTGCTCTCGAACCCGAATGGCCAAGGGAGGTTTCCGTGAAGATCTATACCGGGTCGGACCACGCCGGACTCGCGTTGAAACAGCGATTGATTCAGCATCTGAAGGAACACGGCCACGACGTGGCCGACCTCGGGACCGAGAGCGGGGAGTCGTGCGATTACCCGGACTTCGCCCACGCCGTCGCCACGAAGGTGACGGCCGAGAAAGGCGCCCTCGGCCTTCTCACCTGCGGCTCCGGCATCGGCATGTCGATCGCGGCGAACCGGCATCCCGGCGCGCGCGCCGCTCTCTGCCACAACGCCCTCGAGGCCGGGCTCTCGAGACAGCATAACGATGCGAATATATTGGTGCTCGGCGGCCGGATCGTCGGCGAGGAGCTGGCGATCCACATTCTCGACGCGTTTCTCGGTGCGACGTTCGCCGGCGGCCGCCACGCCCGTCGCGTGGAAAAGATCGAACGGCCGGCGTGACGACGCCTGAAAGGAACCCATCATGAGCAATCTCGTCGTTGTCGATCATCCGCTGATCAAACACAAGATGACCTTCCTGCGCTCGAAGTTCACCGACGTCCACATGTTCCGCGAACTGATGCGGGAACTGTCGATGCTGCTGGCCTACGAGGCGACCCATACGATCCCGGTCGAGGAAACCTACTGCGAAACGCCCCTCATGAAGACGAAGGGCTACATGATCTCCGGCCAGCTCATCGCCCTTGTTCCCATTCTTCGGGCCGGTCTGGGGATGGTCGAAGGCCTGCTCAGCTTCATGCCGATGGCCAAGGTCGGTCATATCGGTCTGTATCGCGATCACGAGACACTCCAACCGGTCGAATACTACTGCAAACTGCCGACCAACATCGCCGATATGGACGTGTTCGTCCTCGATCCCATGCTCGCCACGGGCGGCTCGACCGTGAAGGCGATCGAGATCGTCAAGGAGAAAGGCGCAAAGCGTATCCGGTTCATGTGCATCGTGTCCTGCCCCGAGGGCATCGCGACCCTCCAGAAGGCGCATCCGGACGTCGATATCTACACCTGCACGGTGGATGAAAAGCTGAACGAGCACGGATACATCCTTCCGGGTCTCGGCGACGCGGGAGACAGATTGTATGGCACAAAATAAGAACGGGAAGCCCGTGGTGCGCAAAAAAACGGCCGTGAAGACCGTCGGGCCGAAAACCCGGCTGACGGCCGAAAAGGTCGGCAAGATCGCACGTCTCGCGTCGGTCGAAGTGAAGAAGGAGCCTCAGGCGCTCGCTTCCCGCCCCTCGTGGGATACGTATTTTCTCCGCATCGCCCAGCTGGTCGCGACGCGTGCCACCTGCCTGCGTCGGACGGTCGGGGCGGTCATCGTGCGCGACAAGCGCATTCTTGCCACCGGCTATAACGGCGCGCCGAACGGAGTTCCACACTGTTTCGAACTGCCGGGCGGCTGTCTCCGCGAGGCGATGCGCATCCCGTCTGGCCAGCGCCAGGAGCTGTGTCGCGGCCTCCACGCCGAGCAGAACGCGATCCTCCAGGCGTCGGCGTTCGGCGTCTCGCTGAAGGGAAGCGAGATTTACGTCACTCACCAGCCCTGCGTGACCTGCGCGAAGATGCTCATCAACGCCGGTATCACGCGGGTGGTCTTCATCGGCTCGTATCCGGACGAACTCGCGCTGGAAATGCTCCGGGAAGGCAACATCAAACTCGAAAGGATCGGAGTCGACTGATCATGGCTCGGATACTCATCGACGGCGGACGCCCGCTGCGCGGCACTGTATCGATCGGAGGGGCGAAAAATGCGGCCCTCCCGATCATGGCCGCCACGCTTCTGTGCGACGAATCCGTCACGCTGCAGAACGTTCCACACCTCAACGACGTCACGACCATGGAAAAAGTGCTTCAGGCGCTGGGTGCCCGCACGAACTGGCTGGACCGCGGCACGCTGAGCGTCGATTGCGGTGCGGGCGTGAAGGAGGAGGCGCCATACGAGCTCGTGAAAGCGATGCGCGCCAGCTTCTTCGTCATGGGTCCCCTGCTCAGCCGTCTGCGACGCGCCCGCATTCCCCTGCCGGGCGGTTGCGCGATCGGTGCGCGGCCGGTCAACATTCATCTCAAGGGGTTCGAAGCGCTGGGCGCGACCGTTTCCATCGAAGGCGGCTGCGCGGTTGCCGTCGCCGACAAACTGGTCGGGGCGAGAATCGTGCTCGACTTCCCGTCGGTTGGGGCGACCGAGAACCTGATGATGGCCGCCACCTTCGCCGAAGGCATGACCAGCATCGAGAACGCCGCCCAGGAGCCGGAAATCGACGATCTCGCCGGCTTTCTGAACGCGATGGGCGCGAGAATAGAGGGCGCGGGATCGCCGACGATCCGCATCGAAGGCGTAACAAAGTTGAGATCGGCCACGTACCCGGTCATTCCCGACCGCATCGACGGCGGCACGTTCATGGTGCTGGGGGCGATGTGCGGTGGCCCGATCACGGTGCAGAACGTGGTTCCGGCGCATCAGCAGGCCGTCATCGCGAAACTCCGCGAGATGGGCGCCACCGTCGAGGTGGGAACGAACAGCGTCACGGTGAGCAGCGACGGCCGGTTGAAGCCCGTCGAGGTCAAGACGCTCCCGTTCCCGGGGTTTCCGACCGACATGCAGGCCCAGTTCATGGCCGCCATGTGTCTCGCGAACGGCACGTCGCTGATCTCGGAAACGGTGTTCGAGAACCGGTTCATGCACGTGGCCGAGCTCGCCCGTATGGGGGCGAACCTGACGATCCGCGATCGGACCGTCATGGTCGGCGGGGTCGAAAAGCTGAGCGGTGCCCCCGTCGCCGCATCCGACCTGCGGGCCGGTGCCGCGCTCGTGCTGGCTGGCGTCATGGCCGAGGGGCGGACGGAGATCAGCAACGTGTATCACATCGACCGCGGATACGAGGACCTGGTCGGGCGCGTGCGTTCGCTGGGCGCGTCGATCGAGCGGGTAGAAGACAACGGAAACGGAAAGTGAAACGGAGGAGACGGAATGACGAGAGAGCATGAGGCCAGGCGATACGCGGGAATCGTGGACAGGCTTACAAGCCGTGATCGCGACGAGAAGCTGCTGGCCATCGTGGCTCTGGGCATTCTCCGGGTTCCCGGGCATGCGGACCAGCTGGTCGACCTCCTGTCCTCGCCCGACGAGGAGATCGTCGGGAGCGTCATCGACGCGCTCGGAAAGATCGGGAACCCCCGCTCGGTCAAATACGTGCTCGAGTTCATCGGCGCCGGGCGGCCGGGGCTCGCCGACCGGGCGCTGAACGCCCTCTCCGGTTTCGAACTCACCCCCGTTCTCGACCAGATCCTGCGGGCGGCCGATGCGGACAAGCCGCCGCTGCTCCGGCGGCGTCTGCTTTCTCTCGTTTCCCACATCCGCGATCCCCGCATCGCCGCGACGATGACCGAAATCATGGGGCAGACGCAGGATCCCGGCCTGCTGGTGGAGTCGGCGATGTATTTCGTTCGCTATCCTTCGACCGAGCGGCACATGCTCCTCAAGATGCTCGGCAACAACGGCCAGTGGGAGGTTGCGATGGCGGCACAGCTCGCCCTGTCGCGACTCGGCGACGAGGGTGCGCGAAGCCATCTGAAACGGCTCGCCAAATCGCCCGCGCACCCGATTCGAATGGCGCTCGTCCAGGGCTTGTCGCGCCGGCCGATGATCGAGGATCGTGAACTCTACGAGATCTTCTGCCACGACCCGCACCCGCAGGTTCGTATCGCCGCGATCGCCGGCCTGCCCCTGTTCAAGGCCGACGAACGGGCGCGCATCCTCGCCGAGTGGCTTGGTCGCGAGCGCGACGAGACCGTCCAGCCCGTGCTTCTTCGAACGGCCGCGGCCGAAACATATCATGGTCTCTACCCAGAATTTTTCAAACTCCTCTCGAGCACCGTTCCCGCCCACCGGGAACTCGCCGTCCAGGCCCTCGTCGGCATGGGCGAGGCGATCATCGACCGCATCGTCAAGGCTTTTCCCAAACTCCCAATGGCAGCCCGCGAGCAGCTGCTGCTGGTCGCCGGCGGCATCGGCGGCGAAACGGCGAAGCAGCTCGTCCGCGAGCACCTCGGCGATCGGGAACGCTGGATGCGGATCAACGCCATGGAGGCGATGGCTCGGCTCGGCGCCCGCGAGGCGCTTCCCCTGCTAATGGAAATGGCCGGCCGGGAAAAAGACCCCTGGGTCAAGGCCTCGCTCCTGTCGGTCCTGAGCCGCCTCGGCGGGACCGA
This genomic window from Candidatus Ozemobacteraceae bacterium contains:
- the murA gene encoding UDP-N-acetylglucosamine 1-carboxyvinyltransferase, whose amino-acid sequence is MARILIDGGRPLRGTVSIGGAKNAALPIMAATLLCDESVTLQNVPHLNDVTTMEKVLQALGARTNWLDRGTLSVDCGAGVKEEAPYELVKAMRASFFVMGPLLSRLRRARIPLPGGCAIGARPVNIHLKGFEALGATVSIEGGCAVAVADKLVGARIVLDFPSVGATENLMMAATFAEGMTSIENAAQEPEIDDLAGFLNAMGARIEGAGSPTIRIEGVTKLRSATYPVIPDRIDGGTFMVLGAMCGGPITVQNVVPAHQQAVIAKLREMGATVEVGTNSVTVSSDGRLKPVEVKTLPFPGFPTDMQAQFMAAMCLANGTSLISETVFENRFMHVAELARMGANLTIRDRTVMVGGVEKLSGAPVAASDLRAGAALVLAGVMAEGRTEISNVYHIDRGYEDLVGRVRSLGASIERVEDNGNGK
- a CDS encoding HEAT repeat domain-containing protein encodes the protein MTREHEARRYAGIVDRLTSRDRDEKLLAIVALGILRVPGHADQLVDLLSSPDEEIVGSVIDALGKIGNPRSVKYVLEFIGAGRPGLADRALNALSGFELTPVLDQILRAADADKPPLLRRRLLSLVSHIRDPRIAATMTEIMGQTQDPGLLVESAMYFVRYPSTERHMLLKMLGNNGQWEVAMAAQLALSRLGDEGARSHLKRLAKSPAHPIRMALVQGLSRRPMIEDRELYEIFCHDPHPQVRIAAIAGLPLFKADERARILAEWLGRERDETVQPVLLRTAAAETYHGLYPEFFKLLSSTVPAHRELAVQALVGMGEAIIDRIVKAFPKLPMAAREQLLLVAGGIGGETAKQLVREHLGDRERWMRINAMEAMARLGAREALPLLMEMAGREKDPWVKASLLSVLSRLGGTEQIPVCEAGLESSDARVRANAVEALAKLGVRDREHQKRIEPMLRDPNDRVRVNAAIALSKMGDQTVMPTLTAMTKEPTKWLRSSAAFALGEIGDREGVPALIALLDDREDVVYRNALEALGKIADIRSLIPILQEKAKGRLPAEFFDALLSKFSHQAKQQ